A single window of Malus sylvestris chromosome 5, drMalSylv7.2, whole genome shotgun sequence DNA harbors:
- the LOC126621606 gene encoding peroxisomal membrane protein PMP22-like encodes MGSIAKKGLQQYLLQLQHHPLRTKAITAGVLSAISDIVSQKLTGIQKLQIRRLLLKVLLGAVYLGPFGHFLHTILDKIFKGKKDSKTVAKKVLVEQLTASPWNNLVFMLYYGLVVEGRPWVQVKSKIKSDYPKVQYTSWTFWPVLGWINHQYVPLHLRVIFHSLVAFGWGIFLNLQARSVALPKAK; translated from the exons ATGGGGTCGATTGCAAAGAAGGGGTTGCAGCAGTACTTGCTTCAGCTTCAGCATCATCCGCTCAGAACCAAG GCAATTACAGCGGGCGTTTTGTCGGCGATCAGTGACATAGTGTCTCAGAAGCTCACTGGCATTCAGAAACTTCAGATAAGACGGCTTCTTCTCAAAGTG CTTCTTGGAGCTGTTTATCTTGGACCATTTGGGCATTTCCTGCATACAATACTAGATAAGATTTTCAAGGGGAAGAAGGATTCAAAAACAGTAGCAAAGAAG GTATTGGTGGAGCAGCTGACGGCTTCTCCATGGAATAACTTGGTTTTCATGCTTTACTATGGCTTGGTTGTGGAGG GAAGACCTTGGGTGCAagtgaaaagtaaaattaagTCGGACTACCCAAAAGTGCAATACACATCGTGGACG TTCTGGCCTGTTCTGGGGTGGATAAATCACCAGTATGTGCCACTTCACCTCCGCGTCATCTTCCACAGCTTGGTCGCTTTTGGCTG gGGAATTTTCCTAAATTTACAGGCAAGATCTGTGGCACTACCAAAGGCCAAGTGA